The Bryobacteraceae bacterium genomic sequence TGCTGGTGCTGATCATCATGTTCATGGTGATCGTTCCACTGAAGCCGGTGGGCCTGCCATCGCAGGCGCCGCAACCGGCTCCCGAGAGCGCGCCCGCGCGGCCGGACCCGCGCCACGTCGTGGTGTTCATCAAGGGCGGCGGCGATCTGGAGCTGAACCGGCAGCCGCTGAAGACCACGGAATTGAAGCCGAAACTGTTGTCGATTTTTCAAGGCCGGCCGGACGGCGTCGTCTTCATCGATGCCGCACCGGCGCTCGAGTTCGCCGAGGTCGCGCAGGTGATCGACATCGCGCGCGGCGCAGGCGTGGAGAACGTCGGGCTGATGCCGGGCCGGAAAGCGCAGTAGCAGCTCGAACTAGCGGTAGCGATCGCGAAGGATCTGCAGGTGATGCGTGACGTGGCCGGCGGTGATGAAGGCAAGGGCGTTCACCGTGAACTCGACACCGCTGGCGATGCCGCGCGCGGACCACGCCTCGGCGGGAAGATTCCGGAACAGGGCGATCGTTGAAGCGCGGATCACGCGCCACTCGGCGACCTGCGCCGCCCAAGAGATGTGGTCCGCCTTGGCTCCGGCGGCGGCGATGTCCTGGTCGTAGCCTGGCAGCGGATCCGTGAACCCGCGGGCGAACCACAGGGCCCGGAACACGAAGGCGCGTTCGGTGTCGTTGATGTGGTTGAGCACTTCGCGAATGCTCCACTTGCCGGGCGCGTAGCGATGTAGCGACCCCTCTTCGGAAATCGTCGAGCAATAGGCGTCCATCTCGTCGAGTTGCGCCTCGAGCGTCGCGAGCACATCTTCGCCGCCCGCCTTTTCGATGTACAGGGAGTAATAGGGTGCGGCTTCGCCCGGACCGGGGATGTTTGGCATGAGCGTATTATCGCGCGGTCAGGGAACCGTCACCGTGCCCTTGGCGCGCCAGCCAGTGTTGTGCGCGGCGGCGTCGCGAGCGGCCGTGTAGACGGTCCGGTCACCGGCGAAAGCGGCCTTGAACGTTACGTTCAACGTCAGAGTGAGCGTGCTCCCAGCGCCGGAGACGCTCGAACCCGTTCCCGCGATTGTGCACTGGCTATTGGCGATCGATCCGGTTCCAGGCAGCTTCAGTGAACCGGCGAAAGGCCCGCCCGCGTCGCCCGCGTTGTTCACCAGGAATAACGTGGACGTGGATCGTACAAAGGCGAGGTAGCAGGCGTTGCGGCCGTCGATGGCATCGTTGATAAGCAGGTTGACCACATCCAGATCGGCGAAACCGTCGTTGTCGGAGAAGCGGGCGGTGAAGGTGACGGGCCGTGTCGTGGCGCGGCTCGGCTCAAGCCCGGCCACTGAAATCGCCGCCGGCCCGCCTCCGGGGACGGTCCAGACGCCCTTGGCGCGCCAGCCAGTGCCGTGGTTGGCTTTGTCGCGCGCGGCAAGATAGAGGATTCGGTCTCCGTTGAAGGCGGTTTTGAACGCGATCGGAAGGTTTAGCAGCAGCGTGTCGCCGATCGAGAGGACATTGGCGCCGGATGCCGAGATCGTGCATTGGCTGTTTGAAGCCGTGCCCGTTCCGGGTACGACGATGGAACCGGCGAACGGACCGCCGGCGTCCCCAGCGTCGTTCACAAGAAACACCGAGCCCGCCGCGGGACCCGACGGAACAAAGGCGATGTAGCAGGATTGCCGCCCGTCGAGAACGTTGTAGATGAGCGCGTTCAACACGGCGAGGTCGCCGGCCCCGTTCTCGTCACGGAAGGCGAACTGAAACGTCTGCGAAGCCCCCGAGCCGAACGCAGGCACGGACTCGGCGACTTCGGGCGCCGGATTGGCGATGGTTCCCACGCCGCGCTGCGTCACAGTGAGAGTCTGCCCGGCGATGGAGATCGTGCCCGTCCGCGATTGGGCCGACGCGTTCGGCGCGGCTTCGAAGTATGGAGTGAAGACGCTCTGGGGCATCGTGATCCAAGCCGCGTTCGGCGAGGCTTGCCAGAAACACGCCGGCTGCGTGATGACGCTGAAAACGCGCGGCCCGCCGGCAGCGGGCATCGTAATCGCGGTGGGCGAAAGGCTATAGGTGCACGCCGTGAGGAACTCCCAGAGGCTCGCCAGGCCCTGCCCCTTCGAGTTCTTCGGCGTAACGCTCCAGAAGTAGGTGGTTCCCGGCAGGAGCGGACCGTTGGGCGTGAAGCCGCCACCTGTGGTGTTGCCGGCCAACGGAATTGGCAGGCTGGAACCGAAGCGGACGTCGTAGGATTCGGCCGTGGCGTTACGGCCCCATGAGAGCACCGGGTTCAGCGGCACCTCAACGGCGAGGTGCGGCGGATTCGGTTCGATGACGATCGGCGGGGCGGGCCGCCACTTGCCAAACGTGACGCGAACCACGCTTTCCGCCAGCTTCCCACGCACGTTGAAGCCGCGCAGCTTGCCGCTGCTGTTGGCGTATTCCTGGTTGCCGGCCATCATGATGTCCCACAGAAACGCTCCGCGGAGCAGGCCGGGGTTTTCGTCCATGACGTTGAAAAGCGCCTGGTAGATCGCGGATTGAGTCTCCTCGCCGTCATCCTTACTGTTCCCGTTGGAGTCGCCGACAACCTTGGTGACGCCTTCCTGTGAGTTGGGCGTTGCCGGGGATTGCGTGGAATCCGTGTAGCCGAATTCGAGGAAAACGATTGGGAGCTGCGGATTCCGATTGTGGAGCGGCGTGAGGTAGGCATCGAAGATCTGCCGCCACCGGGTTTCGAGTTGCACGGCCGTGGGAATCGAGGCGACCGGGGCCGGAAACAGCGGGAAATAGGCGCTCACGCCGATCATATCGAGGCCGGCATCCTGCCACAGCATGTCGAGCGCGGGTCCGAATACGTTCGAATCCGTGAGCACGGCGTAGTGCATATCGTAGGTGAGGGTGCGCGGGTAGACTTGCCGGACGGCGGCGGTCATGTTTTGAATCTGCGTCCGAAATTCGTTCGGCCACGCGGGCGACGTGCGGGTGCGGAAGAGGCGGTCCGTCTCCGTGCCGAGCGAGTAGAGGCCGACGCCCTCTTCGGCGGCGATTTCGCCGAAGTGGACCGCCTGCTGCGTGTAGGTGTTCCAGAAGCTCGAGACGAACGCGGCCTGGTTGGCGTGGGACGGGCTCCACGGCCAGTTGGCGGCGCTCACTCCGCCGGGCACGGAAGTGTCGCCCAACTGCCATCGTGAGACGGGACGAACGGAGGTGGATGATTCCTGATCTTCGAACGCGAGCGTGAGATAGACCTGGAAGCCCTCCGTACGGAAGCGTCGGATGAGGTTGCGCAAAAACGTATCGGTGAAAGTGGGAATGAAGACGCCGCTGTACCTGCGCTCAACGGTGCTATCGAGTGAATCGGCGACATGAAGCGCAACCGAGATCCCAACCCAATTCGCGCGGATGGATCGAAGGAAATCGAAATACTCGGCGGGCATCGTGGTGACGCCTTCCTTGTTCGTGCCCCAGTTCCCGCCCATGAATACGGGACGGAAATCCGAGAAGTCAATCGCGCCGCGAGCCGGCACTTGCGCAAGGACGGGTTGGTGGATCGCGGGGAGCAAGATCGCGCCGAGCACGGCGGCCAGTGAAAATCCGCGCGTGCGCTGGGCGAGTCCTCGCATGGGGGGAGGATAACATAGCGCGACCGCTATGCTTTTCGCGAAGCCAGCGCCACGCGAGCCACCGTGGATCCGAGGATCAGCGCACCGCCCGCCAACGCCAGTCGGCCGGGCTTCTCGCCGTGCAGCATCCATGCCCAAATCGGGCTGAACGTCGGCTCGGCGAGGATCAGCAGCGACGCTTCCAGGGCCGTGATGCCGCGGACGCCGCGAGTGAGCAGCACGTATCCAGCGGCGATCTGAATGCAGCCGAGGTAGGCGACGATGGCCCAATCCTTGGGCGTGGCCGCGAGCGGGAGCGCGAAGCCAAGGCACAGCAGAAACGAGGTGGCGTTGCCCGACATGACGACGGCCATGCCCGGTTCGCCGCGCGCGCCGGAACGCTCCATATAGCGCAGAATCGCGATCACCGTTGCCCAGGCGACGGAGCAAAGCAGTCCGAGCATGTTGCCGAGGCGAGGATTGGGCGCGGTGGCATACGTGGCTTGGTCCCCAAGGAAGAATAACGCCGCTCCGGTTGCCATCAGAAGAAGGAACAAGCCGTCAGCGGGTTTGGCGCGTTCCTTGAGCAGCCACGGTCCAAGCAGGATCAGGTAGAACGGCGCCGAGTCCTGCAGGAAGATGGCGTTGGCGGCGGTGGTGAGCTTGTTGGCGAGGGAGAAGCTCACGGTCATCACCGTGTAGAGCAAGCCGATGAGGGCGATACGCGGCGTCCAGCTTGCGCGCGCCGGCGGCAGCACCAGGGCGATGGTAAGCGCGGCGAAACCGGAGCGGAGCCCGGCCACCTGCCACCCGGTGAGCGAAGTGGCTTTGATCGCGGCGCCGCCGGTGGAAAACAAAACCGCGGCCGCAAGCACGTAGAGCCGC encodes the following:
- a CDS encoding biopolymer transporter ExbD — its product is MVTGNFRRGAAVYEAMAMNLGGQRGVRAEINITPMIDVLLVLIIMFMVIVPLKPVGLPSQAPQPAPESAPARPDPRHVVVFIKGGGDLELNRQPLKTTELKPKLLSIFQGRPDGVVFIDAAPALEFAEVAQVIDIARGAGVENVGLMPGRKAQ
- a CDS encoding DinB family protein — translated: MPNIPGPGEAAPYYSLYIEKAGGEDVLATLEAQLDEMDAYCSTISEEGSLHRYAPGKWSIREVLNHINDTERAFVFRALWFARGFTDPLPGYDQDIAAAGAKADHISWAAQVAEWRVIRASTIALFRNLPAEAWSARGIASGVEFTVNALAFITAGHVTHHLQILRDRYR
- a CDS encoding DMT family transporter; this translates as MPPETKSRLYVLAAAVLFSTGGAAIKATSLTGWQVAGLRSGFAALTIALVLPPARASWTPRIALIGLLYTVMTVSFSLANKLTTAANAIFLQDSAPFYLILLGPWLLKERAKPADGLFLLLMATGAALFFLGDQATYATAPNPRLGNMLGLLCSVAWATVIAILRYMERSGARGEPGMAVVMSGNATSFLLCLGFALPLAATPKDWAIVAYLGCIQIAAGYVLLTRGVRGITALEASLLILAEPTFSPIWAWMLHGEKPGRLALAGGALILGSTVARVALASRKA
- a CDS encoding BACON domain-containing carbohydrate-binding protein, with translation MRGLAQRTRGFSLAAVLGAILLPAIHQPVLAQVPARGAIDFSDFRPVFMGGNWGTNKEGVTTMPAEYFDFLRSIRANWVGISVALHVADSLDSTVERRYSGVFIPTFTDTFLRNLIRRFRTEGFQVYLTLAFEDQESSTSVRPVSRWQLGDTSVPGGVSAANWPWSPSHANQAAFVSSFWNTYTQQAVHFGEIAAEEGVGLYSLGTETDRLFRTRTSPAWPNEFRTQIQNMTAAVRQVYPRTLTYDMHYAVLTDSNVFGPALDMLWQDAGLDMIGVSAYFPLFPAPVASIPTAVQLETRWRQIFDAYLTPLHNRNPQLPIVFLEFGYTDSTQSPATPNSQEGVTKVVGDSNGNSKDDGEETQSAIYQALFNVMDENPGLLRGAFLWDIMMAGNQEYANSSGKLRGFNVRGKLAESVVRVTFGKWRPAPPIVIEPNPPHLAVEVPLNPVLSWGRNATAESYDVRFGSSLPIPLAGNTTGGGFTPNGPLLPGTTYFWSVTPKNSKGQGLASLWEFLTACTYSLSPTAITMPAAGGPRVFSVITQPACFWQASPNAAWITMPQSVFTPYFEAAPNASAQSRTGTISIAGQTLTVTQRGVGTIANPAPEVAESVPAFGSGASQTFQFAFRDENGAGDLAVLNALIYNVLDGRQSCYIAFVPSGPAAGSVFLVNDAGDAGGPFAGSIVVPGTGTASNSQCTISASGANVLSIGDTLLLNLPIAFKTAFNGDRILYLAARDKANHGTGWRAKGVWTVPGGGPAAISVAGLEPSRATTRPVTFTARFSDNDGFADLDVVNLLINDAIDGRNACYLAFVRSTSTLFLVNNAGDAGGPFAGSLKLPGTGSIANSQCTIAGTGSSVSGAGSTLTLTLNVTFKAAFAGDRTVYTAARDAAAHNTGWRAKGTVTVP